atcttcatcacCGTCCTCTTCCTCACCTGCACGGAGAAGAATGTGAGACCCTCTCAGGGCATTACAGCACCATGCACCTCTGCTGTGGGTTCATTTCTGGCTCAGCCCCACACTGCAGTGTCCAGTGTCCCGCCCATCTCCCCAGCTAGCACAGCCCCTGCTCAGTGCTACAGGTACCTGAGGACATGGGGGCTTTCAGGGCATCCCCCAACTGACCTGACCCACCAAAGGGGAAATCAGATTGACTGCATTAAGTCTGGCTCACACCGCATTTGTAGTGCAGGCAATggaacagcaaaaccagcaccTACCACAAGTGCTGAAATCACAGCAAAAaggtgctgggtgggggggggggggtagggagaggaaaaaactcTTTCTAGTGGCTGCTCTGCCTAACCGCTCCAGATTACTTCTGCTTCCCTTCGCAGCTATTAGCCCATCTTTAATGAGTTAAGAGAGCCAGAATGCATTAGTTCTGAGTCAGAACACTTTCTAATTATCAGAACAGCAAACAAATGCTACCAACTTATCTTACAGCCAGAGAGGAGGCTGAGCAGAGAGCTCTGGGCTTGACCCACTTTGGGCTCAAATAGGCCAGTGGATGAGAACGACCTAGTCCAtcccctttggccagttttgggggggggggggggggtcaggggcaAGTCTGGAGGCCCCAGAGGAGCAACAACCTCTCAGCTGCCAAGAGAAGTCTCTTGTGTAACAGGAGACCCTACTAAAACTTAGAGTGTTAAGGCCAGTAAGCTGGCTTTAAACCTACTGCCACAAGCCACACGTATAGACAGCCAGGGGGGATTAAGGTCAGcccatcctcccctccccctggcGTGTGCCCAGCCGCAGCATGGCCCATGTGGCGGGAAAGGCCAAGATTAGCTCCCAGCAATGGATCAATGCCCCAGCAGCCATCACATGCACCAGGCTGGTCGGCAGGTCAGGTGACAGCAGCAAGCTGATTGGAAGCATTTTTAGTTCTTTGAGCTGCTTTAAGCAAAGCAAATAATGAgatgggatggggagaaggGTGAGAAAAATATACCCTCAAGCTCCCCCCTCTGCTGTCAGACTCCAGGATAGAGTTTGGCCGCAagcattggggaaaaaaaagctgatgcAAGCTGCATTCACGGCCTTTCAATCTCTCTCCCACAGCGTTCAACTGCTCAGGTGCAGCTCTCAGTCAGGGAACACCCGAGGGCACCAGGCATGGACAGACAGAGTCCATGCAGGATCCCAGCAAGGCATTCACGCCTCCAAGCACGGCATGCCAAATCGTGCCTGCACTCAGCACGCCAGGACTGCAGGACCAAAGCTCCCCAGGCTTGTCACAGCAGTATCTAAGCAACACTTCCACCCTGCACACATGCGCCTGCCGCACATGCATCTCCCTCCTGCCCaaagggagcagggagagaaaaagtatCCCCCCTCTTTCACCCTGAAGCAAGGCTGGAGGTAGATGGGCTCAATACAGCACATGGCAGCACTGTGCTCTGACCTCAAGGGTTAAAATCCCAAGTATGAACAGAGCCACAATTCCCAGTTTTTCCCTAGTGAGACAGTTCCTACCAGAGGGCATGGGAGACAGCAggctgctgagagcagagagcTATCCCAAAGGAGGCAGCTTTCCCTGCTTATATTGTCTGAATAAGCACTGGCCTAACGGTCATTAAATTTccagccctgtccctgtcccctaAAACTAACCAAGAGGTTAGTAGGTCAGCACGTAAACTGAAAATTCACAGGGGATTAACCTAGTAACAGCTAATCAAGGGCCCCGGGTTCACTTCAGAATAACAAGAATGATTTTCTCTCAGCCTTAACgagagataaaaataaacaatgttATTCATCCAAGTAGAtcttggtaaaaaaaaataatagcaggGAGGGTGAGAAGTGATTCGGCAAGTCACTGCTGGATTTCTGGTTGCTGCTGCCAAAACCCACTTCCAGGCTGGGTCAGGTCAGGAAACAGGAGAGAGCAGGGAGACTCAGgacactgcaggcagggaaggttCAGAGCAAGCCTGTTCACTCCCGTTGGAGGAGCAGAGAAGGGCTGCAGGCTCCCCTGCCCCCTTCCACATGGCATCTGGCCTGGGAAAGGGTTGGCAGAGGGGACCACGTCAGCCTCTGAGCCTGCTGCTCCACAAAAGACTGTGACCTATCCCTCTTGACACAGCATGGCCATCCAGGGCTGTCCCTGCCCCACCAGCCGGCACTCACATCTGCGGCAGCCCTTGCAATCACAGGAGTCAAGGGCAGGTTTTACTACTCGCACAGAAGGGCTAATGCGCTTATTCAGCGCCGCGGTACAGTGCCGTCTGgccagaggaggaaggaaggaatctGCCCTCAACCTGCTGGAAGGGATTCAAGGCTGACTTCactcccagcaccagcagcccaGGCAAGCAAGAAGGGCTGAGCCTGGCTGGTGAGAGTGGCTCGGCTGCAGCCGCGAGGGGGAgatgctgctctctgctctcctctgcttCCCAAGAGTCTGCTGTCCAAGGCAGGACGCAGCCGTGggatgggggcagggggaacaAAGAAAGTTACCATCACCCTCTTCCTCCTCGTCCTCTTCCTCaccaccttcctcttcctcttcatctaCTTCGTTGTCAGCCTCCTGCTCTCCGTTTTCCTCGTTCTCCTTGGCAAGACAAAatatcacttaaaaaaaattgcaccagggaagggagaaaagataTTCAGCACAAGTGGGCACCTCCACCTTTCCTGCCTAAAGCAAAGCACCAGGCCAGCGGAGCCCCAGGCACACATCCCGCTTCCTGCCTGCCTCCGCAGGACACAGGCAGCCCCGGCACAAAGGATCAAGTCTGGAGTAATTCAGGGCTGCAGCCTTGAGGCCAAGACAAAGACTGCAAGGGCTCTTGCAACACTTTGAAACACAGCAGAGTGAATTTCCCCCAGCATGTTAAAAATAGGAAACCAACCGGTTTACTTGTACACAATGTGTTTCCCCGCTCAACTGATTGTAACACTGTAAATCTagggtttgtggggttttttttttctctcctttgccaATGCCTAGGAAGGAGGCGGCACTGGATATAGCCTTTGGGGAGGGGATCCAAGCCCAGCCCTTCCTTTCTGCATACACATGAACTGCCCACAGGCTCAAGAGCATCTATTAAACCTGAGGCCCCAAAGGCTTGAGGGCTCCGCACAGCACAGCGCTGCCATTTGGACGGGTCCCTTCTCAGGCAAGGCCGGGGACAAGCTCACAGCAAGTGCAAGAatggggaggaaaataaaaagacattgGCGTATGggctgcctctccctgcagatTGTAGCCATACTCACAGCATTGCCGTTGGCCGGTGCGTCTctgccattttctgtttcttcaacAACTTCCTTCTTCTCTTTTAGATCCTGgaaggagcagaaaagcagagaattcACCTGATTCCAGGTGCTTGGGTCAGAGAAGCTGCAGATCAGGTGTGAAAACACACAGTCCAAGAGAGCACGGAAGCTGGTTTCTCTTCACACCGATTTGCTCGCCACATTCTGGCTCCTCCTTGGGAATGGGAAAGTGTGGGGGTGAATCTCAATCCAAGTCAGCCTTGCCAGAGAGCAGCTATCTAAAAAAGAGACTGCTCTGTTTCACCTCTGAGCTCCCAAACAGAGCTGGCCATCTGCACATGctcaacagcagcagagctggctgatTGCCCATCTTAGCACCGTCCACGCAAGCTCCTGCAAAGCCACAGAGAGCCAGCAGCTCTGTCCAACGTACGGGCTCTGCCGCCCCAGGGCTGCGGACATCCACAGCTGCTTGGTACCTTCGCAGCAGGAACAAATCCCAGGGACTCATTAGCAGAGACCGCAGTCTCTGCCCTGCATGGGCATACAGCAAATACTACATGCCTGGTCTTtctcacagcagcagaaaggagacTCCAGGATCCAGCTTGCAGCTTTAAGCGTAAcaggatggggtgggggaagaagtcTATTTTTACACTGCTCCAAGAGCTGTGCCTGGCTAGTTCAGTTCAACTCTCCACCGCAAGCAGAGTGGGAGCTTGTGTGTTTTTGCTATTGATCACTGTCAAAATGTCATGCCAAGTCGCTCAGCAAACAGGCTAAGAGTATCCAACTTCATGTTCCTGCATAAAGAACACTTGGATTTAACACTGGCATCTCTGCTTgcatcctcctccccttctgTTCCTCCATCAGCTGGAGCAAGATCCTTCAGCACAAGGACTGTTACCCCAgccaaggaaagcagagaggccCTTCCCCAGGGCCAGGAGCACAGCCACACAGCCGGCTTCAGCCACGACCACGAGGTGTTTAGAAGTTGCTGGCAGCTCCCcactttgctgcagcagcagtggcaagcagcttctcctccctcctgcctgccctttGCGGCTGCTTCACAGCCTGCAGTGAGCAGGCACTTTCACTCCTGCTGAGCCACTGTCACTTCCTCATGGTGGGCAGGAGCATGGCCCTGGCCCCGCTAGCGTGACCATTGCTGTTTCAGGAAGGGTTTACTACCCTGCAGGCCACTTAGATGGGACAGTGCAGGGGTTTTAGACCACCAGCTTGTTCAAACCACTCAGATGGGCACAGAGAGATGCTGCTACcacaggcaccctggccaccaGTGTACCGGGGAAAACCTTTCCTTGCAAGCAAGCTTTGGGGCAGCTGCACCTGTTGATCAAAGCTCACCTAACCAAATGAGCATCCCACAAGTCTGGGGTGAACCAAAACACAAGCTCTCTCCTTCTTTCACTGCTCACATGAATCCCAGGCCATCTCCTCCACACTGCCCAGTCACACCAGTTTTACACCGTCAGCAGCTCCCGCTCCCCTAATCCCTGGAGAACGATCACAACCATTTAACCTCTCACACACCACTGCCCTGCTGCGTTCTGCAGCCGCTGCCTTCTGTCAGGCAAACGGGCATGAGGGCAACGAAGCAATTCTTAAGTTAGACACAGAGCAAATCAAGCAGTCAGACTTTCCACATCTCACTAAGCCCGatggttctttaaaaaaaagaaaagtccttCACAAAACGTAAGCAATTCTCCTAGTGAAGGAACAACTCATTCTTAGGGATTTTAGCTGGACAGATCTCCAGCACTGACCTTTCCCACACCACTGAAGACGCTCTCAGTTTAACGACCATCAGGATGCCAGGTCATGAAGTTTGTGCTAGCAACAGGGTTGCAGAAAGGACCACAACTTCTCCCTTTCCCCAGGCCTGGTCCAATACAAACAGACAGATGTGTACAGCAGCCTCCAAACCAGGAGTCCGTGCAGCAGGACTACTTTAGCTCCAAAGTTTTGACAGAGCCTCTAATTATAGGTGTGGCAAGGCTGTTTGTCCATAAAATAGCGATGGTGTTTAGTCATACACCAACTGCCCGGAAACCTCTACCTTCACTGCTCCCGGGGCGCGAGTGCCAGCGCTGCTGCAACTCCTGGTGCAAGTGCAACAACCACACGGTGCAGCCGCAGCTCCTAGCGGGGAGGGCCCGCGGCAGAGGCCTGGATCCtggtgggaagggctgggaaCCACCCCCGCCCGTGCCCACCACCCCGGCGAG
This sequence is a window from Phalacrocorax carbo chromosome 7, bPhaCar2.1, whole genome shotgun sequence. Protein-coding genes within it:
- the PTMA gene encoding prothymosin alpha isoform X3, whose translation is MSDAAVDTSAEISAKDLKEKKEVVEETENGRDAPANGNAENEENGEQEADNEVDEEEEEGGEEEDEEEEGEEEDGDEDDEAEGATGKRAAEDDEDDDVDPKKQKTDEDD
- the PTMA gene encoding prothymosin alpha isoform X1, with product MSDAAVDTSAEISAKDLKEKKEVVEETENGRDAPANGNAENEENGEQEADNEVDEEEEEGGEEEDEEEEGDGEEEDGDEDDEAEGATGKRAAEDDEDDDVDPKKQKTDEDD
- the PTMA gene encoding prothymosin alpha isoform X2, giving the protein MSDAAVDTSAEISAKDLKEKKEVVEETENGRDAPANGNANEENGEQEADNEVDEEEEEGGEEEDEEEEGDGEEEDGDEDDEAEGATGKRAAEDDEDDDVDPKKQKTDEDD
- the PTMA gene encoding prothymosin alpha isoform X4, which codes for MSDAAVDTSAEISAKDLKEKKEVVEETENGRDAPANGNANEENGEQEADNEVDEEEEEGGEEEDEEEEGEEEDGDEDDEAEGATGKRAAEDDEDDDVDPKKQKTDEDD